The following DNA comes from Papaver somniferum cultivar HN1 chromosome 4, ASM357369v1, whole genome shotgun sequence.
gtaacttcaagttacacatgctaaaaataaAACTGGATATAtacgtgtaacctcaagttacacatactgtaacaaaaaacagcATGACTACattatcaatttgaagttgttcttctgaaacaacattgtttcttcatcctcttctcagtataaaacaaaaaactcacaaaaaattcacaaaaaacaagagacaaacagaaaaataaaaattccatgctaaaaatacaactggatatatatgtgtaacctcaagttacacatactgtaacaaaaaacaacatgactacatcatcaatttgaaggtgttcttctgaaacaacattgtttcttcatcctcttctcagtattaaacaaaaaactcacaaaaaattcacaaaaaacaagaaacaaagagaaaaatacaaattccatgctaaaaatacaacatgatatatacgtgtaacctcaagttaaacatactgtaacaaaaaacaacatgtctacatcatcaatttaaagttgttcttccaaaacaagattgtttcttcatcctcttctcggtatcaaacaaaaaactcacaaaaaattcaaaaaaaataagaaacaaatagaaaaatacaaattccatgctaaaaatacaacaagatatatatgtgtaacctcaagtcacacatactgtaacaaaaaaaaaacagcatgtctacatcatcaatttaaagttgttcttctgaaacaagattttttcttcatccttttcacagtatcaaacaaaaaactcacagtaaattcataaaaaacaaaaaacaaacagaaaaatacaaattccatgctaaaaatacaacaggatatatatgtgtaacctcaagttacacatactgtaacaaaaaaacagcatgtctacatcatcaatttaaagttgttcttctgaaacaagattttttcttcatccttttctcagtatcaaacaaaaaactcacagtaaattcataaaaaacaaaaaacaaactgaaaaatacaaattccatgctaaaaatacaacatgatatatatgtgtaacctcaggttacacatactgtaacaaaaattaTCATTCACTAGATTGCTGTAGAATTGGACAACACAACGTTTTAGCCCTTCTTTAATCTCATCAGCATAAGCTACGTAATCTATAGCATTAATAAGATAACGATTCGTTGAtatcaaatctgaaaacaaaattTCAGTCGAGAATTAAGATAAAGAGATTGATTGATTCTCAATAAAGAAACCTAGCAAATTTTTGTAATATGTTTTCAAGATTTTCATCTAAAAACCAATGTAAACAGATGTAAACTCCGGTTACGAGTTCATCAAATAATATCATTTGAAATAGTaaaaatgtttctaatcaaagctgtttacaaatctgaaatcaaaaataaagattaaaatcATATTACGAATCTGGAAAAAAATCCCTGACAGATATATGCAATTCATTTTCATTTGACTATTCCTCTGCGGCTCCACAagagctttgattttttttcttcactgtCCAAGGAGACAAATACAGCGTATGAGAGAGTCTTAACAAACCAAGAAATGAAAGCGAAATGCATTAATAGAAGATGATACTCATACTTAGATTTTTGATGAATTCATGTTGAATCTGCGGATCTATTAATTCGAATCTGTTTCGTGGATTTATTTTTTCTACTGAAACTGATACTCCTCCTTCTCCTGGTGGTGGATTTGTGATCTCCATCGTCGCCATCAATGACAATAATTTACCCTGATAGAgataaagatgaatctcagaaacCCTATAAACTATTTTTCTACAGCAGAGAGAGAGATcaagatgagagagaaagaaaatagaaaaatgaaaatgtATTATGATATTACTCTTGAATAAATACTAAAGGGTATTCTTggtattattaaaattcgtattaattaattatgggccagatctgaagaaaatttgattctttgggcctagcaatatcattttctgaaagtatggagttgacaatatatgatccatttggtggggcttcaaaatattgaacccatataatagggtgtttctagtatttttcactttccaGATTTGTTGTAGTACGCGCTCTAGTGGGTCCATCTGGGAAAATAATACAGTTTTGCTGCTTCCATTCATTCCACGACTAGTATCACGAGTGCAAAGCGATTGGAAATTTCGCCTTCTACAGGTTTGATTTtctttcttctgttttctgttattATCTTTTCTGCTCTTCcatttgttccttttttttttcctcgttTCCTTtgttgagcaatttcaaacacacTAATTTTTGGGGTCACTCATCATTTTCCAGATCAAGGATGTGACTTTGTCTTATTAATAAAGTTTATTTGTCTAACATTGTCGGAACCCTTAAATGATTTCTAGATTCAAGTATCAATGCTGCAGTTACATTTTTATGACCGTTCAGTTTGTCCTTCTTTTAACGTAAGGGCGCTTATAATGTTGTCCTCTgagaacatttttttttatacTATTTTGTCTGCAGGCGTTTACTAACACATTCAAAGGTTGCAAACCAAATTCTGCACTCAATGTTGCTTGTGTAAATGCGATCGAAGAACTGTTACTTCCTGTAAGTGCTTGCTTCCTTTGGTTCTGATGTCATATTTGTATAGTCATCTTTAATCATCTGTACATCACATTTTTTTCATGTCCATTTCATGCAATGCCCTAAACCTCTGCACTGTTCTTTTCTTCAAGTCAAACAGGGACACCTCTGCACTATTTGCAGATACAAGTGAATCGGAGATATTAGACTTTCAGATTAGTTGGATTCAAGAGCTTCCTCATTTGCTGGTCCAGTTAGGTGATGGACACCCTTCATCTTCTAAGGTGCGCATTCGGATCTGCCCTCAATGCTAATATTGAAAAGGATAGTTTTTTCTTAGTTCCATGATGTTTTATGAAAAGCTGTATCTTTTTATTAACATTAAAACGAACATGCTACTTGTAGGTTATTttgctttttcttcttcgtctaggACAATGTGCTCCAATAAACCCATCCCTTGCTTCGGGGTACGATAACTTACAAAAATCATTAACAGAGTTCTACAGTACTCCTCAAGCTGAAGGTACTAATCAGCACATATTAATTAACATAAGTTGAAAGCATATCATCTTCCCatggagaaaatggatgcatgagCTGACAGATGTCCTTTGATTCTCTTCTTGCATCCATTTTGACAAGTTAATCTGAACTTGGCAGAAAATTCAGAATGTGCCACAAACAACAAGAAGAGCGCTTCCCATTATCAAACAGTTAAGGCTGTGACAGACGTTGTGTGTTCTTGCTTGTCTCACATAGGTGATGATGCTACAATTCTGCAGATGCTACAGAGGATAATGGTCTCTGAGTTGGTGAGGAGTAAACTCttttttcacctttttttttttctttcttttcaatctGTATGAATCCGATTCCGATCGATCGGAACAGAGAGCATGTGTGTTAGTACTGCTTTTCTCAGTATGTCCTGTAAAAAAATATTGGATTACTCTCTCACGCGGTCGCTGTTTGACCTACAGTCTCTAAACCCACTGTTAGACAACAAGCGTGCCATGCTCAGATTACTAGTTCTACTGGATTCCAAACCAACAATACTCCCTGAGCAGAGTATTAGCAATTTAGCCAACTCTCTGTTGCAATACCTGCTTGATGCTGCTTCCGTAAGTATCCTGTCTTCGttcaatttctcaatttattGTTCTCTAAATTTCCTGATTGCATTTGCCTCTTCACATGTTATTTGCACtctaaaaagaaaatattttctctttttctatCATTCTGGTTCATCAGTGATGATATAAACCTTCATTACTTATAAAATTACGTCGGTATCTCCTctattcttctcttttctttcaacTACCTTCTGTTCATATTTTGCCAAAGAAAGAATGAATATCTGATTCTCATATCCTAGATGCTTCATATTTTGCAGTATATTCCAGAAGATAATGATGACATCGATTACGATGAGTCTAATGACAAAGATCAGATGCGGATATGCCAATATTATTTTGTACCTTGCTTTTTCCTGTTTGATAGGAGTGGCAGACTTTTAAGTCTTGTCTTGAACTTGATGGGATCCTTAATAGCTGAAGCAAAGCCCTTGGATCCTTCACATCAATGCAATGAACCTGTATTTGACCGGGCAAACAGGATAAGTGCAATCACTTCTATTCTTATATTTATGCGTGGGGATGTGAAACTCAGGCGAGCCCTGTCTTCATGTAAGGCAGAGATGACATATGTTTTGCAGAACTTGCTCTCTCTACAGGTAAGCCCTAAATTGGGTATGATAATACACAGGTGTCTCCAGCATTATAAATTTGCATTTGATGTTTATAACAACGGCAACCTTTTGAATGTTACTGAAAGAATGGTTATTTGTAAATGCAGTCATCGAATGAACTTAACATGAATCTCGAAGAAAGACACAGATTGCAGCTTTCATATGATCAACTGAAGTCATTTACAAACACATAATGGCTCAATGGACCTGCAATTTTGGACCTAGCCCTGCAGGTTGTAAGGTACACAGAAATTTGGTTACAGCTGGAGAGGTCGAAGTGCTTGAACTTGGGctcttaattttttttgaaggtggtctagcttgtaatttttttgaagGTGGTCTAGCTTGTAACATTAGAATACATTAGTATGTAAAATGTCAGCCATTTATCTCCTTTCTCagtttatcattattatttgtCGTGAATTGAGATCAATTTGGATGGAACAGTATATGAGAAAGTAGATATATGAGAAAGTAGATAAACTGagaaagatgagaaaaataatctTGGATGGATCAATGTCTCCCCCAAAGAGTACGCAATTTGAATAGCAAGCAAGGTACAAAACACAATCTTCCACCGCCATCGGTTGCCTGAATGGGTTTGTTGAATCTGCAATTGAAGTCCGTTAAGTACATTATCTTCGTGTCCGATACTGAATAATGGAATGATAATTTCTATATACACATACAGGAACTGTTAAGAGGGCATTTGGTTACAGTGCCAATGCAAGAGGCAGCAAGATGTGCAGCTTCTTCTCATAGTCGGAGAATATAACTGGCACATTCATCTCCTTAATTGACTCCTTAGATTTTTATATACATTACTAGGATATGACCAGTGCCGTAACGACCCGGGTTTCAAGTTGTGGTTTTGTTGCTTAATGAGAGCATACTAACTCATTcgaaattttttcttattttttttttcagtgTTCTGTTTTCCCGGTAATACTCTAGAATTTTCCTATATTCCGATTTAATACAACTTCTCAATTGTAATTCACTCTTATTTACTCCCTAATCACAATATCATATATTTGAATAAAATGTACGAAAACCTAGTCAATAAGTTGACTTTTCGTAAAATTTGTTTGTGAAGTAATCTGACCATCCTAATTTCCTTTTGCTTAAGTTTGACGAAAAGTGAAAAACTTTaagtttcacaaaattggttaaaaaaaccaaaatcaacaatttttgggtgaaaaagacatttagattttgatactgtttaaatggacaaaaatgtaaaaatagtcaggatgtaaatagtttcatcctgcccattttcaaatactttttcttatttttaatttacacgggatgcatccagtttcatcctcgctatttttttaagtttaagctatgatgaatccagtttcatccttgttatttttttttgtgtccatttcacccatactaatttttattcgtccattagaaccgtgttttaaaaatatttggacaaatgacccattttccggttTAAGTTTCACGGCTTGACATGAGAGAGGAAGAATCATAACGTTAGGGACGGAGTCTAATGTCCATTACAAATATAGtttaaatttttatttcttaCCGGTTGAATCcaatttattttccaaaa
Coding sequences within:
- the LOC113272672 gene encoding uncharacterized protein LOC113272672 — encoded protein: MDLLKAIPIAGLNQAVGARQFSVVLQYRLGIPLFEAGSSCSICARPWIYGDHAIHCVREVGPKFRHDMVRDAFADMCYKAGVAARKEVSLGFLSNSTNTQKPADILVYYWIDGKDVCFDVTWVFPFTSARTRSFTPDHAILAVVTRKMHKYLDQCASHGHGFQVLAFTTLGELSEDTVVFLKRLRNCLVRCAFCAPKWGKIPSSPNAHENVDQNIKCLVGNGANTSLFFDNWCSDLSMAELAGIHNSSRNLSCSRVCDTIVGREWVIPDAVQAITGICGYKSLPKSVGGHNTRAWIVDQDDEIYYVWNVGIAEILMRISEAVDPLAILGGRFLLFIENALSAQICCSTRSSGSIWENNTVLLLPFIPRLVSRVQSDWKFRLLQAFTNTFKGCKPNSALNVACVNAIEELLLPSNRDTSALFADTSESEILDFQISWIQELPHLLVQLGDGHPSSSKVILLFLLRLGQCAPINPSLASGYDNLQKSLTEFYSTPQAEENSECATNNKKSASHYQTVKAVTDVVCSCLSHIGDDATILQMLQRIMVSELSLNPLLDNKRAMLRLLVLLDSKPTILPEQSISNLANSLLQYLLDAASYIPEDNDDIDYDESNDKDQMRICQYYFVPCFFLFDRSGRLLSLVLNLMGSLIAEAKPLDPSHQCNEPVFDRANRISAITSILIFMRGDVKLRRALSSCKAEMTYVLQNLLSLQSSNELNMNLEERHRLQLSYDQLKSFTNT